The following nucleotide sequence is from Aedes aegypti strain LVP_AGWG chromosome 3, AaegL5.0 Primary Assembly, whole genome shotgun sequence.
tggggccgagcgcgacacggctcgcctaggtagcagtgttacgatcgACGAGGATACCTTGGattcttgctgacggctgacaataatgttagccatgaaatacggaggcgcatcatcagtggaagtcgggcctactatggcctccacaagaagctgcggtcaaaaaagattcacacccgcaccaattgtaccatgtacaaaacgctcataaggccggtagtcctctacgggcatgaaacgtagacgttgctcgaggaggacttgcaagcacttggagtcttcgaacgtcggctgcttaggacgatctgtggcggtgtgcaggaaaacggtgtgtagCGGACAAGGATCAACCACGAGCtcacccaactctacggcgaacccagtatccagaaggtagccaaagctggaaggatacgctgggcagggcatgtagcaagaatgccggacagcaaccctgcaaagatggtgttcgtttcggatccggttggtacaagaaggcgtggagcgcagcgagctaggtgggcggatcaagtgcgtatcgatttggcgagcatggggcagaaccgaggatggagagatgcggccacgaaccgagtattgtggcgtgaaattgtggattcagtgttatctgtttacatgttaactaaataaatgaaaattaacCACTATCATGATTCACTTATGCATGGAAGATTTTTTCtcagccgaattgtctgaaactttgcagtaAGAATcgcttcagtacgacgcatattgtggtcaAATATGATCTCTGAAGCTTTCGcaaaaacccactgccgaagtgaatcaactCTACTCCCTATCAAaagcattttttgttcaaaatcaattatttgaaaatgtattattGTTCTCCACTCAATAAGCATAAGCAAGCATTGATTACCGTACCTACAATTCGTAGATGCTATACCGTGGTTGATGGGAACAAttaaaattgtacagggaaccaacggATGCAGCTTGGGAGTACCATACCATCAATTTCAAGAACTCCAAACAATTTCAAGAACTCCAAACAATTTCAAGAACTCCAaacttagtaatgtcaataacgtcatccttacggtcatcggaaaAGGGAAGGGCTTATGCCTGCACTTATAGTGATGAACCACAGTTTGTTTAACGATTAAATAAATGCAACATTTCCGCGATATAAATTTGTGTTATCCATCCTAGACTGAAGTCACACCGGCAACACAAAAAACACGAACCCTTTCGCTTGGATTTATCAACCAAACTTTCATCATTGTTCTCACTAAAATGCTGAAAATCAGTTAAATATTTCCATGACcgtttcttccattttgaacgAATTAACTGGTCTTTTAGCCTtaaattttcatgcagtttaTCACATTTGGAGACACGGTCTTCCGTATGCTTTTTTCCtattggcattacatccccacTTCAGAGATCTTGTTTTTAAAGTTTTCTAatagcacttcaacagttactAATGAGAACAGagaaatcaattaaatttaaaaaaaaagataatatccTCATGTTACGGTTAAATTAAAGCTTATGTCGGTATACTGCAAGCAAAGAGGCTTTCGGATTTCCAACATGTTGCCATTGaataattttaagaattttagcTTTATTAGTCTTCATAATGGATTAAATCATAGAAATATTTAGGAGACTAAAATATTGAACCCACAATTGAGTTTTATGTAAATTATATACTCACATTCTACTGAACGATTTCAAAATCATCCTCTTCACGTTTCCGCTTCATGCTACCAACTTCGCTATCGCTCGTGCCAAATGCCAGAGGATCATCCACCACTTCCGTTTTGATTTCTATACCATTCGGTCCTTCCCCAATGGGATTGCTGGTCTTAACGGTTTTTGTCGAAACGGTTTTGGTAGCCGTCGAGGTGAATTTGAACACAGGCTTAGGAATCGTCACCACTTGAGTTTTGGGAGTTGATTGCACAGCAGGACGTTTCACACCGGTTGTCACCGATGCAGAGGCCCCCTTGCCCAGTGTAGTTTTCAATGTGGACCGCTGTTCGATTGCAGACTTATTCATCTTCTTCGACTGCTGAACAGCTCGAAGTTTGTAGTTGCAGGCCGATAGACAGTAACGATCAGGCGGCAAGCGGAGCCCGCAATGAGTTTTGATCAACGGCAGTGGGATGTTGTTGCGATTACGAGCGATTTCCAAGAGAACGTCCCGCGGAGGTGGACTGGTGAAAGCTTTATCCAGGATCATCTGTGTGGCCAGCTTCACGTCGTCCAACTCAATGACCTTCTTCCGGGCGTGGTTTGCGAATACTTTAGCATCGTCCAAAATACAGGTAACGTATCCTGAAACAGAAATATAAGTATGTAGTTCATCTTTCACAGAACAAATACCGTGGCCCTCGCACTCACTGTAAGTAAACTCCAGAAGTTGATTGATAACTCTCGGTTCATAATCGCTTACTCCCAACTCCTTGAGGATGGACATAATCACTTGTGCATCTTTGGGGATGTGCTTCACTTGATTGGCTATTTTAACCTTTTCCGATTTTTCACGATCTCCTTGTTGAAGCGGTAGCTGAAAGTAATAGATATTGATTAACGTTTATGAACACATACCTAATAGAATGAAATTTGTTTGTACAttatccattttgaaacaaaattatgttttattccAATCTAGCGAGAACCGACAACAAGCGCACAACAAACAGCGGAGCAAAAACAACACTGCTGACGGCGAGACAGTTGACAGATATGCGTTACAGTCGTTATGTTACCTGTTTTATTAAAGGGCCTACACTGTAAACCTGACATTACCCTTTGAGGTGTAAAAAATACCCACTTTTTTCTGATATATGAAGCTGTCAAAATAAGGGGTAGTTCAAAATTTCGCATAATGTGTAATTTGTGCCCATTTGTAAATTCCGTtggtttactctttaatgagtgaAAAATTTCTTGCAGTTTATAATAGTAAAGCTATCTACCAGACTGGGCTATGGTATACTTAAGTTGTTTTCCCTAaagaaaaaagtttccataaatGCGTGTAGGTTCAAGGTAGGTTCAGTAGGGGCTCATTCATTTctgcatattattcaatttttatatgggccgtaacatcgttagaacacccacccacctcctcaagcgttatgaaatttgtgaatgggccctagaataaattttcttgttgtgTTCTGATTAAGTGAACAGTTTATTTTACAGGAAGCCTTTGCTGCTGAGTAACCATGTATGTTTTGCTGTTCCTCCAGCAACCGCAGCCTCTTTTAGCAGATAAGCAAATCAGCATTTAGTAAATGATTCATCCGCATCGGAACATTGTTAATATGTGATTGaataaaatgtttcaatatttatatGATTGTTataggaaaaaatatcaaaaattaaatttaattttcatatttcaaaGAGAGTAAATTTTACCCTGTTTCTCAATTATTTAGTTAGGCataatgggtaaaatttactcgttGACTTGACGTACAAgcggtttactctttaatgagtaaaggccctttactctttttatgagttaaactagtttctctcaaaaagGGTTgccataaataaaaattatgtgtggaggaaacataaaatttatcGAATCTCCAACAAATGACGCTTATGTTATATATGAGATAAAATCAATTAAcaacaataaataaaatgtaTGTGTGACTTTTATGATGTTTATTTTTAGGTGATTCATAATAGTTATTtgtcatattctgataaaatatatattttgaacaataatgacttttgtttttttgttccaTTTATTTCAATTGCATAACAAACAAATTCGAGTTGTATAAAATTGCTCAACAATGCACCACGATCAATACAAAGGCACACCGCTGCTGTTGTCTTTCTGTTAGTCCTGACTCAGGACTCAGCACTCCTAAGTGATTCCaattagtgatcctttatagagagataagcggaagtaaaatagAATGATTTAGCAACTGACCAGCaatgctgattttgctcggcaacgagaataatattgtaacacggacatgacttcctcattgctaaaaagtgtattttgtttcgttatagatctttgagctacatacaCTGACTAAACTGACGTGACTCTCGATTGCAGACGGTAACCGAaaatatgcaacggtcaattcaAATGATGAGTGGTCGCAAATGTCAAACTGATGCAACGTCAATAGTACGAAGGTGACATTTATACAACGAGCATCTTCATCAGTCAAACCAAACAATACACACTGGTTTCAAACTAGTAAGGTATGAGTAAAATActaaatctaaaataaactaaatcAATTTCGTATGATGCATTTTAGTGTTGTCAAAACTATCGACAATCATGTGAGTCTGATTCTAAAGCAATATATTtgagtcaagaaaattttatttcgtaaaggaaagctTAGAATTTTGTATTCTCTATTTCCCCAATATGATTAAATATATTCCTCGTATTTTTACCCGAACATGTGTAGTTTTTCCTCGGAGTGCTAAAGATTTGTCCGTCAAAGTGTTTCTTTACCAAAACCACCAGGTGGAGTAAGTGTTCCAAcgtattttcattcaaatatttggctATTATTCATGAAGCAAAATGCTCTAGCCACCACGTCAGTTTAGTCAGtgctacatatccaaactaatgaacagccgaaaaaatcaataactaaaaatcgcattgacaaaaatttaaaaaagaaaaatatttcatttatttttgcttcatgtaaaattacttttaccgaaataatttcaagcggactacattactcttcaagaaaagttcaaaacaaacataacgcatgttcgtttggctcacactttgacagctctcgctgctcgattggctcacactttgacagaaatgtcagcttccacgaatctctcttataaaggattactaatTCCAATCACCATGTGCACCTCAAAAAGCAACGACTATCCTTTGTTTATTCCCATGTGAAGTCCGCATCCTTTGTGGTATTTTGTATAAGTTAATTTATCATAATTAGTTCATTACATCTTTATTATAAAGagcaaatatcaaaaatattcacaaggcTTACCTTGTGCTTCACGAGTTGTAGTTCGAGGCTTCTGCCTTCCTTCGTTATTCCGGGGGCATCAAACAAGTGCAACTTTTATGATGCATTATTTTCCGTTTTCATCGCAATGATGCACTCTCCTATTTCTCTGAAATTAATCGATTAGTATTTCCATGAACAatttaaaacaagttttttttgccTTCATGCGAACTCTATCATCACGACCGTTGCAAAATTTTCACTGAACCAAAGAACATAAAAACTATATGTGACCTAACATAATTTATAACTATAAATTGTCGCCAATAATGTTTATGTTTGTGCAAACATAGGTGAAATAAGTGTCGTATATATGACTCATACGATATCCAATAAAGGCTAAACAAGTGATAATGATGATTATGTTTGCACATATAAATAAAATCTTGAGGTagataaataaattatatgcgTTCCAAGTACATAAACATTAAGTTTGCAATTTCTTTAGTGTTGTTCATGTGAGAAGATGAGAATGAGAAGCAtaattcatgcattgaaaatgtttcaaggaaaaatgttcaaactttaTACGAGGAGGGTCATTTCGATCTTGCTGATCAATGTTACATGTTTTCCTAGGTGATTCTTGTTCTTCTTgatatataaaaattgaaagCGTTATCATCATCCACAAGCTGCGTATCGAATGTGTTACTATACCTTATCATAATTGTTTCGTTATTAAACGTTATTAATCTATTTTTcgttataaaataaaatcatattaCTGGGGAAAATTGCTCTATACATATAAAAACATAATGTAGAATAAGTGCAATCAAAGCTGCTTTTCAGGACACATTACCTCATGTTCGCTAAGGTTTGCAAATAATATGACAAGATTATGGGTAATAAACCTGGAGATTGATTGAATTGGATATTGTTATGAAAATTCTAATTATGAAATATGTTATATgtgttgggcagaggtggacacaccacaacgcagaacagggtcaaccgaagcggaacgcggaaccaggatttcggtaggaaagaaacAACTACAAATCAACTATACTGTACGCAAGAGAACTTTAATACACACGTCTGAACGGATCGAACATCACATTACGAATGAATGGCAAACTTTCCATTCTCCCTTTCTTCCTTCTATTTGACGCGCTCGCCGCCTGCCCTACCGGCGCATGCGTCATTCGCCATTCTCTACACATCAGTGTTGCCGCTTTGCTTACGAGGCACAACCATTGCatactccaacactcctcctcaatgttGTCCTCGTACTCGTCCGCATCCTCTCTGCCTTTCTTGCTGGGTCAAACTCCTCCTGCTTCAAGCATCGACAACGTAATCTACCAACCGGCCGGGTCGGACTCCTCGATTGCTCCTCCTGGATCGTCTAACTTCTCTCCAGTTATCAGCATCCGAATCTGATCCTCCACTTTGGGACTCCGCAACTTGCAACGGCTCCACTTCCTCGCTTGAAGTGTCCGCATCgaagtattcttcttcttcacgTTCTTCGGCTCTATTCGGCTTCTTCTCCGAATACCAGCTCACCACACTGACTAGTGAACTTCTTCCCTTCGTTGTCTTCTTCTCGCCAATTATCGGCCGCTGGCCCTCCACTTTCTTCTCAACTTTCGCTAGCTTCAGCTGATACAACGGCCCCGACTTTTCACATACGACCACTCTCTTACCGGATGCATTGCAAATGTCGCAACCATCCTTCTTAAATTTCACCGAAAACGCTTTCGACGTCAGTCTGTCCACGGAAACCAGTCCACTCTTCAACGACGGAACGTACAACACGTTGGTAAGCTTCACCTCAACTCTGCTTCCATTTCCGTCCTCACCGTGCACTACACCTTCGCCACAACCAGCGGCGGTAACCACTTTACCGTTCGCCAACACTACACTTGGGCCTTTTTCTTCCTTCAGTGACTTGAAAAAGTTCCTGTCGCCCGTCATGTGCCGACTCGCTCCACTGTCAATGTACCAGCACTTTCGCTGATCCACTCCAGCCATAAAACACACACTGGCACCACAATTTTCGTTTTTCGCTTGTTTCGCATTTTGATTCACACGCACTCTGTCgtcctgcttcttcttcttttcgcaCTCACGTTCTAGCTCCTGCTTCGCTAGCAAAAACGAACGACAGTTGCGACGCAAATGACCGGGCTTATCGCAAAAGTAGCATCTTCTCACTGGCGCTCTATTGCCGAGTCCACCCACGCTTTGCACTTCGTTTCGCACTACCACACTTTTCATCGCTTTCGTCTCACATTGCATTTCGCCGGAACGCTCCCTCCGACGTTCGAACTCATCGATCAGCTTTGACTTCACAAGCTGCATCGTGATGTCCGCATCGGCACGACTCTCCAACGCCGTGACCAAACCACCGTACGAATCAGGCAAGCTACGCAGGATCATCGCAATCCGCAGCGATTCCTCCAGCTGTTGGCCTGCATTCGTCAAACGGTCGAACAAATCGTCCAACACCACCAGATGACTCTCAAGGTCACCTTCTTCCGCGAGATTCAACGAACACAGTTTCTTCAACAACGACACACGCGAGGTCACCGTGTTCTTCTCGTGATAAGCTTTCAAACCATCCCAGAAAGCTTTCGCACTGTCCGCTTGTTTCACCAAACCGAACTGATTGTCGTCTATGCACAGTCCGATAGTGGCACGAGCTTTCCTATCGTCCTTCGTCCACTGATCGGTCACTACAGCCGGCCTTGCATCACCGACCACATACCACAGCTCCTCTCTCGTCAGGAGCATCTCCATCCGGAACTTCCATATTTGCCAGTTGTGGTTGCTCAACCTGGCAAACGCAAACTTGTTCACATCCGCCATTTTGTCCACACAAAATCACCACTGCGGAGAAAACAACTCACACACACTCACACACGGCGTGATCACTTTCGCTCTCTCGGAACCTTTTTCCTACGCAATCCGGAACCTTCCCTTCGGCACTGCTGGGTCCATAacctgttgggcagaggtggacacggCACAACGGAAGCGAAACACCGAAGAAAAGGAAACCGGACAAGGAATGAAACACTTGTGTGAATGAAACGAGATAAACTTTAATAAACGTCTGCTCGGGTTGAATAGTAACATTACGAATGAATGGCAAACTTTCCATTCTCCCTTTCTTCCTTCTATTTGACGCGCTCGCCGCCTGCCCTACCGGCGCATGCGTCATTCGCCATTCTCTACACATCAGTGTTGCCGCTTTGCTTACGAGGCACAACCATTGCATACTCCAACAATATGTAGGACCAATGGTATAAAAAATGACGTGGTAATAgttcaaaacattttgattgACGGGTTTATGTTGCAAAAACATGGTTTTGCAGcatagaataataaaaaaaacttacctgaatagggtcctaaagccctgtcccaattttagtgccaaacgcttaagtttaggccaaaaacacatgtttactcaattttctaatgttttccgttggtttaagcccaaaaaacatttttttaagattttgtcacatcctttggcttaaactcaaattttgggtgtaatttgttttccgtgtcccttacgaaatgtcagataggaacaaccccagtggtcgaactaaaacccctgtggtgtttttgtcgactaagcgaacgtcaaacatgatcaaaagtgtcaaggttcatttatggaccaaatttttaaattaaagtttaaacatgatatagccattatttgagcagggaaaattgctaaagtagttacagtaacatgctttttcgtgttattaaataaaaacaagatttcattaaaaattttaggacccaattatcattttattatttattgtccccccttcgacacattttgatggaaactgacaaaagaagattttaaggtTTTGTTCCGGCCTAAATAGACGCTGCCCAACAATGCTGTCACGAGAGAAGCAAAATAAGCCAAGCGTGAGTAAAAATTCAGTGCAGTTTACTCTATATGAGTTTAAAATACTTATCTTTTAGGTAGTCTGATTTTTCCGTGCAGATTGAAGTACCTCTCTTCAAGAGACCTTGGTTTCGTACAGCTCATACGTTATACACGTAACGAAATTCGTTCTTTGACTGTTCAGAGAAATGTAACATTTCGTTACAGTACGCAACAGTTCGCGCCTTGTCAAACCAAACAAATTCAGCGTTTTtggtttttaagtttttacacAAGTTTGTCCTGGAATTTGTCAGTTTTTCGTACTAAAAGTTCATCAAAAAGTCGGAAACTGTACAGTGTTAACAGTGCTGGTTTGTCTAACTACCAACAATCATGCACGCATTCttgaaaaccgggaaaataTCGGATTCTCCCTCGAAAGCCGGCCCAAGCGACGGATCGTCTGAGAAACGCACCAAAACACATTCCGTTCCATGGGTCGAGAAAtagtaagtaccgtaaaacggggcaaCATTGATCGAAATTACCCTTGTCGtgaaaagttcgaatcagtATTTCTAATTGTATATCTCTtccttatattcataagctcataaaaatcaagaaatttgtgaataaattattttgttcaTGCTTAAAAATGTCTGCCCTTCGAATGATCTTATGATTTTGAATGATAATACAAACAATAATAAAACATACTGTAGTACATCAATTTTATCCCAGATTACGATAATATTGTTTGTATTGTTCGTAATAGAGCAGTAAATATTAACTTGTTGTTTCTAACTATTCCCTCTAGCCGGCCGAAAAGTGTCGACGATGTTGTCGAACAGGCAGAAGTCGTGGCCGTGCTTCGCGAGAGTTTGTCCACAGCCGATCTTCCCAACCTGTTGCTTTACGGACCCCCAGGAACGGGTAAGACCAGTACGATTTTGGCTGCAGCCCGGCAACTTTTCGGTGACATGTTCAAGGAACGAATCCTTGAGCTGAACGCTTCCGATGATCGGGGAATTGCGGTCATTCGTAACAAGGTTAAAACGTTTGCCCAGCTGACGGCCAGTGGCACAAGAACCGATGGCAAACCATGTCCACCGTTCAAGATTGTTATCCTGGATGAGGCCGATGCCATGACACACGCTGCACAGGCCGCTCTACGTCGGACAATGGAGAAGGAAACCAAAACTACGCGGTTCTGCTTGGTGTGTAATTACGTTTCGAGGATCATCGAGCCAATCACTTCCCGTTGCACCAAGTTCCGTTTTAAGCCTCTGGGAGAAGAGAAGGTCATAGAGCGGTTGCGCTTCATTTGTGAACAGGAGAATGTGGACGTTGAAGATCAAGCCTACAGGGAAATCGTGGACATCTCCGGAGGAGATTTGCGTCGGGCGATCACCACTTTGCAGTCGTGCCACCGATTAAAAGGCAAAGAAGCAAAAATTCAGCACACGGATATACTGGAGATGTCCGGTGTAGTTCCGAGAAAGTACCTGGAAGATTTTGTCTCCGTTTGCAAGACTGCGAATTACGGAAAACTCGAAGATTACGTCCGGAATCTCACCTATGATGCGTACAGCGTTGGGCAGCTATTCGAACAGCTTACCGAATTCGTTGTTTTGCACGATGGATTGagcgataaacaaaaaagcatTATTTGCGACAAACTGGGGGTGAGTTTTGCGTTTGTAAATTAAATTGTTACAATTGATCATAATGttgcattttattatttataggAATGTTGCTTCCGTTTGCAAGGAGGAGGTTCTGAGTACATACAAATCATGGATCTGGGATGTGTTACAATTCAAGCCTTGCAAGCTAACTAAGTTGATATGTTTTCATCTCGTTTATCTTTACTTTGTAATACAAAACTTATTTAATATTGCACAATTGTTTAGGTTTGTTGCCGAAATCCATTTGATCTACAAATAGCAGCGTATTTGAGCATGatcattgatgaccgtacaattctacactgttacttcaatagggcctaaGTGATATGAGCGatatctcttcatcgatcctttcTTTCGATAATAACTTCGCTAAATTAATCCgtaatatttcttgttaatgaagcaagatatagtgATTTGGTCTAGTTTCTTAAATCCTTTAGGTCATGCATAATGGCCACCGGACACCGGAGTTGTTCCGTATTTTCCGAGATCATGTCCAAATCAACTTTTTTCAGTCTGGCGAGTACGAcaatccaaagaaaaaaaaaaacttttttcagtcGCTTGTATTTTGTGCGATGTAAAGTTGTACAAATGATGAcaattttccaagaaacttGATCCATTTAATTTAATCCGGACGCTTTAAGTTTCGTTGgaaatttgtatttgtatttattaatttatcCATCTGATCTGAGAGGTCTCAATGAAACCATAAAAATAGAACATAAACATTACAATATAACAACATCGATACATATAGTATTCATACGAAATATAAAACCATATTCATTCATTCATAGTTTATTTTTATAACAGTCATCATCTGTATCTCAGGAAAAACAACAGCAAACAATAAAACAATCAATAACAGCTACTACGTGACACAAAATTCGACAAATTCACGGAATTTGATTAGTTTTGGCCAAGTAACACCACTCATagctacagttaactctcccttactcgatattccgtatctcgatatcgagttagagaaccatagtaaaagttggttttcatggctaactcgatggtcccttggatcgcagttgcactggatttatgttctgtaactcgatacctccctaactcgatggtcccttcaatatcgagtaagggagagatgactgtagtacTATATAATGTTCGTTCAATGCAATTTTAAAGGAAACGTAATCAAGTTTAGAGCAATCTATTCCTCTTGacaccagtgttgtgaaaaatccaatttctcataactcacgcttgagatttttcatgcgtcaatcccgcaactcagcagtcaaaaaatcatggatgagttggctcacctttttgacgtatttccacagtttaagcctgattcgctgctgacatgtaatttctcggcctatcttgatgcatgggaaatttctgcaaggaatcgatcaagaatgcgcttttttctgatcgcagtacgcagttgaaaaaaaaactgtcagttgaaatgggagtcgctgtagaaaatttctgcaaggaatcggcgagaaatttctttagcgattccttttcagtagcaagtcaggcttaaagctaagtatgctgtttcgctcaagaaaagtaaagaaattccttgactgaaagggtcaagaaatttcctaaagGGGGCtctgaagtgacatttcttctcaactgcgtactgcgatcagaaaataCCCTGCCCTTAGGTGATGGGATTGACGGTGATTTATCAAGTGATTGcatattgttgatattgtgaaATATACTAATACTAATATATTGATCGCGAAAATAATCgtaattataacttataaaatgtaagctagtctaatagttttaaattaaataatgacatgtgtttcaatgcttaaatatattttacacttgatttatcacaccttcagcatgagtttagttactgtcgcatgatctaacaccagataactacgcgtaatgctggagggaccggcagggctcactaccagtctctactaacactcaaatcactaacaagactgggaaaccaacgatcaccttcatcagtagcactatttctaatagtagtattagttcaatatacataaatcTTTTTCAGTAGACCATGAGGCGCAAGAGTGAGTGCGGGTGGTCTCTGCGTCTCACAGGTCATTGAAAATAGACATTTGTGTTAGGTTTACTAACAATGTAGTAATTATTACCTTAGTAATACCGTAaggtgccgtaattcagcgcatcgcCTAAATCCGCATATTTGGTCCaaaattaatcgaaatttaagaaaaattttgaaatttgtccaTACCG
It contains:
- the LOC5579952 gene encoding replication factor C subunit 4 yields the protein MHAFLKTGKISDSPSKAGPSDGSSEKRTKTHSVPWVEKYRPKSVDDVVEQAEVVAVLRESLSTADLPNLLLYGPPGTGKTSTILAAARQLFGDMFKERILELNASDDRGIAVIRNKVKTFAQLTASGTRTDGKPCPPFKIVILDEADAMTHAAQAALRRTMEKETKTTRFCLVCNYVSRIIEPITSRCTKFRFKPLGEEKVIERLRFICEQENVDVEDQAYREIVDISGGDLRRAITTLQSCHRLKGKEAKIQHTDILEMSGVVPRKYLEDFVSVCKTANYGKLEDYVRNLTYDAYSVGQLFEQLTEFVVLHDGLSDKQKSIICDKLGECCFRLQGGGSEYIQIMDLGCVTIQALQAN
- the LOC5579953 gene encoding transcription initiation factor TFIID subunit 9, whose protein sequence is MDNLPLQQGDREKSEKVKIANQVKHIPKDAQVIMSILKELGVSDYEPRVINQLLEFTYRYVTCILDDAKVFANHARKKVIELDDVKLATQMILDKAFTSPPPRDVLLEIARNRNNIPLPLIKTHCGLRLPPDRYCLSACNYKLRAVQQSKKMNKSAIEQRSTLKTTLGKGASASVTTGVKRPAVQSTPKTQVVTIPKPVFKFTSTATKTVSTKTVKTSNPIGEGPNGIEIKTEVVDDPLAFGTSDSEVGSMKRKREEDDFEIVQ